The Gloeomargarita sp. SKYB120 genomic interval CTGCTTTCGGTGATTTCCAAAACCAGTTGTTCTGGCTGCACCCCCGCTCCTTGCACCGCCTTGAGCACATCCGTTACGAAGTGTTGATGGGTCAATTGCGACGGTGACACATTCACGTGCATCCGCAGCGGACCCATCTGGGGGAACTGAGCCTGCCATTGCTGCAACTGGTGGAGCGCCTGCTGGAGCACCCACCGGCCCAAAGGGATGTTCAACCCACACGCTTCCGCCAGGGGTAGAAACGCCGCCGGCTGGAGCAACCCAAACTGGGGATGTTGCCAGCGCACCAATGCTTCAAAACCAACCGTGGCCCCTGTGTTCAACGCCACCACCGGCTGGTAGTGCAAAACAAACTCGCGCCGAGCCAGCGCCAGCTCCAGGTCATACGCTTGGCCTTGCACGTGGGTCGCCTCAACATCGGGACAGGGCCGCCATTCCAGCAGTTGCACCCTCACGACGACGGCGCGGACACTGGGTTCAGCTAATTGATTGGTAAACGTCAAACGCACCCACGGACAGTGATCCTGCGCACTGCGCCAGCACCCTTGCCAGGCTATGTCCGTGCGGGGATGGGCCAACACCTGGTGCCACAAGTCCATCGCCTCGGTCAGGTCGGCGGGGTAAAGAAACTGCCACCACGGTTGACCGACTACATCCTGTAGACTGCCCAGGTACGACGCAGCCTGGGGGTTTTGTACCGTCACAATGATTCCCTGTTCATTCAGACACAGATGGGTTGCCAACTCTGCTTGCTCAGACGACATAAAAAATTCCTTGAAACTGGAGAAACGAACCCTGGACTAAAGAATTTGTTGGACAACCACCCATGCCCGCGTTAGTGATGCAACCCATTGCTTAGTCCTTCTTCATATTAGGCGGTCACCCCAGCGATTGTCATCCGTAAAGCCACCGAGCACCCAAGAAAGACCGACTCGTAAACCCGCTTAATCCAACGTTAATCTCACCCCCGATTTTTAGGTCATTGTCAGGACATTACTGTTGTTATCCAACGGATAAAATTGTATTTTTATAGCTAAGCCATCTCTGCTTGTCAGTTTTGGAGTCGCAGGGCCCAGCCCCGCCTTGGGTTCTCCTAGTATCTCCCTGACAAACTAAAGCAGCTCGGCTATACTAACAGTTTTTCAGGGTCAATTGTGTATTGCGAGACTAGGGGTTTATCTGACGTTTGACTTGGGGAAGAGCAATTTCTATATGTCTGCTGCTGTTTCCAAGGGCAGGAGCAACAAAGAGGTATGACCGCATCCCACCGGCCCGTGAACGATAAAGCGTGCTGCCGACAAGGGGTTAAGTTAGGGTTAAATTAGCCAGCCAGCCGCGCGGGTGGACTGAGTACAAGGGTCGCCGTTGCAGGCCCTGGCGGTGCAGGATTTCGTTGGCGGCTAAAAACCCACTGCTGACGGCCCGTTCCATCAGGGCGCAGGGAAAAGGCATCTTCACCCAATCGCCGGCAAAAAACAGGTTGGGGACAGGGGTCGCGCTTGTAGGCCGGTTGGCGTAGCTGCCTGGGGGAAAACCGGAGAAATTCTTTTGATTCACCAGTTCCCGGTGGAGGATGGTCGCGCCCCGCAGCGCCGGCACAATCTCGTACAATTCCTGCTCAAAGGTGGTCAGAAGCGCTTCCTGGGTCGGGAAGTCCTTTTCCTTGTAGCAGTAGGCGTGCAACTCCACCACGCTCCCGCCGGTCGCTTGCGCCCAAGCTTTGTAGTCGTCCTGAATCCGGTGGTACAGGGTGATGCTGTCGGTCAGGCGGTAGCCCGACAGGGACGTGAAGTAGCTATAGGGCCACTCGAAATCCCGGTCGAGCCAAAAGCGCACCACCGCGAAGGGGTCGGCCACCGCTAACCCTTCAATCTGGCGCACCACGTCGGGATGGGGGTCTCCTTGGCTCAAGCGGAGGATTTGCTGCGCCCCTGGAACGTCGGTGGCCAGAACATAGTCCTCGGACTGGAGAAATTCCTCCGCCGCTGGGGATGCCTGGGACGCTACCAGTTGCACCCCCTGGTCGGACTGGGCCAGGACGGTGAATTTACGGAGGTTGCGCGTCGCCGGGCCTTTGACGACCTCCCCTTGGGCGGTAAATTCCGCCCCGTGACAGGGACAGCGATAACTTCCGTCCGGTTGGACCTGCACCGTACAGCCCTGGTGGGGACAAGTGAGACACAGGGCATCCTTCCCCTGCACCCGATAGACCGCATCTCCCGCCCCGTAAAACCCAGGGGGCAACACAGGGTTGGCGGTGACCCAAAAAGGCGCCGTGCCACCTTGACCCCCCGACTGCACGGTTAACCCTGCAATTTCCCCATCGCGCCAGTGCAGTGCCGTCACCGTGACCCCCGTTTTGATGGTTCCGCCGTTGGCCCGAATCCGCGCGGCAATCGGTTCAACCAGGGAGCGGCGCATATCCTGGCGAGTGCCTCGAAACGCCAAGCCCTCGGGATTGCCAAAGAAATAGAAGTGGAAAAACTGCATGAGTTCACCAGCGCTGAGCACGTCGGGAGCGTTCAGGCTGGATTTGGCAAAGGGTAAAAAGTACAGGTCAAACAACCCACGTGGGAAGTCGTCCCCCGCCCATTCCAGCACCGAGAGATGGTCCAGGCGCTGGTAGCTCCCCACCGGGTCAAAGCCGGTAATTTCTCGAAACACCGCCCAGTGGGCCGGGCTGGCCAAATTCAAGCCCCAGCGCCAGCGGTTTGGGGAAGCCACCGCCAGGTCCACAATGTTCCAGGGAAACGCCGAGCGACGGGGGCGAAACACCTCGGCTGCGTACCCATGCCGGTAGACCACTGCGTAGGAGTCCAGAAACACGAAGTGGTCATCGCACCCCAGTTCCCGCACCAGTTGGTTGAGATTGTAGTACTGGGGGAAAAAGCCGTGGAAGCCGTGCTCCATCTGCAACGTAACGCCGTTGACTTTCACCGGCCAGCTAGCAATTTTGCCCCCCAACTGGGGCGCCCGTTCCAACAGCGTCACCTGAAACCCCCGCCGGCTCAATTCATAGGCGCAGGCCAGACCAGCCAGCCCTCCACCGATCACGGTCACGCGCCGGGGTTGGGTTAACCGCCAGGGCAACGTCGGCGGGTCCGGCTGCCAGACGGTGGGCTGAGGTTTGACAAAGCGGGAGTATCCCACTAGCGTCCCCAATCCTCCGACCCCGAACAGCTTAAGCAACTGACGGCGGGATAGGGGGTGATGCGCTTCCGGCGATGGCTGCATAGCAAGTCAGGAACGAACCAACTCCTCACACACCACTTCTACCCCTAGATGATAGGGAGCAACCATGACCACTTCCGCTATCTAGCCACAAGCAGCAAAGAAATGTCAAGAACAAGGGCAAGGTAATTCTAGGGACACAACTGGCGCGGTGGGAATAGCAGTTGTAAGTCCGGTTTCATGCTACGATAAGAGCGGAAAGTCGAGGAATCACAAGCAATGCCTGCGTTTTTTACCCCTTGGCTCAAGCAGGCAGGTTTTTTAGATAACCTGTGGGTGCGGGTTGGTCATGTGGGGTCGCGGCCCCTTTGGGATGCGGACGACTGGGAAAAAAGTGGCTGGGGGATTTTTGTACCGAATTTACAGGTTTACGGGTTTGACGCCGACCCCGATGCCTGTGACGAGGCCAACGCCGCCGCTGCCGAAAAAGGGGTTACCTGGCAAGAAACCCATGTGCCCCTCGTGCTGAGCGACCGCTGTGGGACGCAAACCCTCTATATCACCGAACACCCCGCGTGTTCGTCCCTGTATCCCCCCAACGAACCGTTTCTGGAGCGGTTTCGACTGGAGGTAATGCGGGGAGTGGC includes:
- a CDS encoding EAL domain-containing protein; its protein translation is MSSEQAELATHLCLNEQGIIVTVQNPQAASYLGSLQDVVGQPWWQFLYPADLTEAMDLWHQVLAHPRTDIAWQGCWRSAQDHCPWVRLTFTNQLAEPSVRAVVVRVQLLEWRPCPDVEATHVQGQAYDLELALARREFVLHYQPVVALNTGATVGFEALVRWQHPQFGLLQPAAFLPLAEACGLNIPLGRWVLQQALHQLQQWQAQFPQMGPLRMHVNVSPSQLTHQHFVTDVLKAVQGAGVQPEQLVLEITESSGLGTVASLERNLVQLQEFGVAIGLDDFGMGYSSLGRLHDLAIQYLKIDRCFLASMSRRAQIIVGAIVNLGVNLGMTVVAEGVERGVQRLFLQRLGCHLAQGYLFSEPLPANQIPNYLSSARV
- a CDS encoding FAD-dependent oxidoreductase encodes the protein MQPSPEAHHPLSRRQLLKLFGVGGLGTLVGYSRFVKPQPTVWQPDPPTLPWRLTQPRRVTVIGGGLAGLACAYELSRRGFQVTLLERAPQLGGKIASWPVKVNGVTLQMEHGFHGFFPQYYNLNQLVRELGCDDHFVFLDSYAVVYRHGYAAEVFRPRRSAFPWNIVDLAVASPNRWRWGLNLASPAHWAVFREITGFDPVGSYQRLDHLSVLEWAGDDFPRGLFDLYFLPFAKSSLNAPDVLSAGELMQFFHFYFFGNPEGLAFRGTRQDMRRSLVEPIAARIRANGGTIKTGVTVTALHWRDGEIAGLTVQSGGQGGTAPFWVTANPVLPPGFYGAGDAVYRVQGKDALCLTCPHQGCTVQVQPDGSYRCPCHGAEFTAQGEVVKGPATRNLRKFTVLAQSDQGVQLVASQASPAAEEFLQSEDYVLATDVPGAQQILRLSQGDPHPDVVRQIEGLAVADPFAVVRFWLDRDFEWPYSYFTSLSGYRLTDSITLYHRIQDDYKAWAQATGGSVVELHAYCYKEKDFPTQEALLTTFEQELYEIVPALRGATILHRELVNQKNFSGFPPGSYANRPTSATPVPNLFFAGDWVKMPFPCALMERAVSSGFLAANEILHRQGLQRRPLYSVHPRGWLANLTLT